CCTCGCCAATCAGCGCACTGTCGCCTATCGCCACGCCCGAGCCTTGGGACGCTACCGTCATGGCCAGGTCCAGCGTCTCGAAGTGATGCCCCTGGGCCAGGTTGCTCAACCGCGTATTCGCCGCCTTTAACCACAATGCCCAATCCCGCTCGTCCCGCGTGGGGTGCAGCAGCACCTGTTGCTGCAGGTCTGCCGGCGTGTGCAGACCGCCGAGCAACGCCGGTGCACAGACGGGCGTGAGCTGCTCATCAAACAGGTGCCGTGCCTCGGCCGACTGCTCGGCGATGGGCGCATAGATCACCGCTGCGTCAAATTGCTCTCGGCGAAAGTCCACGGTATAGGCCACGGTGGTGGTCAACTCCACCGGCACCTCCGGGCGCTCCTTTTGCCATTGCATCAGGCGCGGCAGCAGCCAGCGCATCACACAGGTGGAAGCCTTGAGTTGCAGGGTGGCGCGGCGGCTGCCGATCTGCTCCACCGCGTCACCGATCAGGCCAAATACTTGCTGGGCACGCAACGACCATTCACGGCCCTCTTCGGTCAGGCTCAAGCCCCGTGCCTGGCGCTGAAACAGGGCGTAACCCAGATGGCTTTCCAGCCCGGCAATCTGACGGCTCACTGCGCCTTGGGTAATGTGCAGTTGCTCGGCGGCACGGGTGAAGTTGCAACACTGGGCGGTGACCCAAAACGTGTGCAGCGCAGGCAGTGGTGGAAGGCGTTTCATCGGGGTAAGCCATGACGTGGGGACATGGCTAGTATGACTTTTTATCGATTGTTGCCGCTACGGGCCAGCCGCTCCAATAGCGCCTCGAATCCATAACAAGAGCGACATGTATGGCGACCTGCGGCGAAGTATTGGTCAACCTCCTGGAAAGCTACGGCGTGGACCAAGTGTTCGGCATTCCCGGCGTACACACCGTTGAACTGTATCGCGGCCTGGCGCGTTCCAGCATTCGCCATGTCACCCCGCGCCACGAACAGGGCGCCGGTTTCATGGCCGACGGCTATGCACGCACCCGTGGCAAACCCGGCGTGTGCTTCATCATCACCGGCCCGGGCATGACCAATATCACCACCGCCATGGGCCAGGCCTACGCCGACTCGATCCCCATGCTGGTGATTTCCAGCGTGCAGTCGCGCAGCCAATTGGGCGGCGGGCGCGGCAAACTGCATGAGCTGCCGAACCAGAGCGCGATGATCGCCGGCGTGGCGGCGTTCTCCCATACCCTGATGTCGGCGGCGGAGTTGCCTGGCGTGCTGGCGCGGGCATTTGCGGTGTTCCAGGCGGGGCGACCGCGCCCGGTGCATATCGAGATCCCGCTGGATGTGCTGGTGGAGAACGCCGATGCATTGCTGACCTGCCTGCCGGTCAGCGTCGCCCGCGCAGGCGCAGCGCCGTCGGCGGTCAAGCAGATGAGCCAGTTGCTCGCCGCGGCCAAACGCCCGCTGATCCTGGCCGGTGGCGGTGCCATCGACGCCGCGCCAGAGCTGACGCGCCTGGCCGATACCCTTGGCGCGCCGGTTGCGCTGACCATCAATGCCAAAGGCCTGCTGCCATCGACGCACCCGCTGCTGATCGGCTCGACGCAAACCCTGGTCGCCGCCCGTGCGCTGGTCGCTGAAGCCGACGTGGTGTTGGCCATCGGCACAGAACTGGCCGAAACCGACTACGACGTGACCTTCGCCGGTGGCTTCGAGATACCCGGCGCACTGCTGCGTGTCGATATCGACGCCGACCAGACTGTGCGCAACTACCCGCCGCACGTGGCTCTGGTGGCCGATGCGCAAATAGCCGCCGACGCCTTGTTGGCCGAATTGGATAAAACCCCATTGCCGGCCCGTGACGGCGATTGGGGCGCTGAACGAGTCGCGCGCTTGTGGGCCGAACTGGCGCCCACTTGGGACGCGGCCACCCGCGCACAAACGCTGTTTCTCGACACCGTGTTACAAGCGCTGCCCAACGCCGTGCTGGTGGGCGACTCCACCCAGCCGGTGTACAGCGGCAACCTGACCCTGAACCTTGACCACCCACGCCGCTGGTTCAACTCGTCCACCGGCTACGGCACCCTGGGCTACGCCCTGCCCGCCGCCATCGGTGCCTGGCTGGGCCGAGGTGACGGCCAGCCGGTGGTGTGCCTGATCGGCGACGGCGGCC
The window above is part of the Pseudomonas sp. KBS0710 genome. Proteins encoded here:
- a CDS encoding 5-guanidino-2-oxopentanoate decarboxylase codes for the protein MATCGEVLVNLLESYGVDQVFGIPGVHTVELYRGLARSSIRHVTPRHEQGAGFMADGYARTRGKPGVCFIITGPGMTNITTAMGQAYADSIPMLVISSVQSRSQLGGGRGKLHELPNQSAMIAGVAAFSHTLMSAAELPGVLARAFAVFQAGRPRPVHIEIPLDVLVENADALLTCLPVSVARAGAAPSAVKQMSQLLAAAKRPLILAGGGAIDAAPELTRLADTLGAPVALTINAKGLLPSTHPLLIGSTQTLVAARALVAEADVVLAIGTELAETDYDVTFAGGFEIPGALLRVDIDADQTVRNYPPHVALVADAQIAADALLAELDKTPLPARDGDWGAERVARLWAELAPTWDAATRAQTLFLDTVLQALPNAVLVGDSTQPVYSGNLTLNLDHPRRWFNSSTGYGTLGYALPAAIGAWLGRGDGQPVVCLIGDGGLQFSLPELASAVEAQVPVIVLLWNNQGYEEIKKYMLNRAIEPVGVDIYTPDFIGVAKALGCAAETIQGIEPLRSALRAAADRQGPTLIEINQGLWMQEVAV
- a CDS encoding LysR substrate-binding domain-containing protein, giving the protein MKRLPPLPALHTFWVTAQCCNFTRAAEQLHITQGAVSRQIAGLESHLGYALFQRQARGLSLTEEGREWSLRAQQVFGLIGDAVEQIGSRRATLQLKASTCVMRWLLPRLMQWQKERPEVPVELTTTVAYTVDFRREQFDAAVIYAPIAEQSAEARHLFDEQLTPVCAPALLGGLHTPADLQQQVLLHPTRDERDWALWLKAANTRLSNLAQGHHFETLDLAMTVASQGSGVAIGDSALIGEDVKAGRLATPFELRVPTGMGYYLVYPPGTEPSAGLQALMAWLVSEAHQPTH